The following coding sequences lie in one Sphingobium sp. KCTC 72723 genomic window:
- a CDS encoding CaiB/BaiF CoA transferase family protein, with protein MKQCDWRSAQSEASGKPLAGIRVLELARILAGPWCGQLLADLGAEVIKIERPGSGDDTRHWGPPFVMSDGGDNLGAAYFHSANRGKRSIAIDITIPEGQAAIRRLAGGADIMIENYKVGGLAKYGLDHPSLSALNPHLITCSITGFGQTGPYAARPGYDYIAQAMGGLMSMTGEPEREPQKAGIAAADLFTGVYSAVAILAALNRRREMHVGAHIDMALLDTQVSVMGNQALNWMTSGVVPRRVGNGHANLVPYQAFPTRDGDLIIAVGNDGQFAALCRVLNVTLHEDERFSNNPQRIRNRVDLIIALEEITAKWSRDDLFERLDGAGIPAGPINELDEVFANPQVIARGMAIEHDGKPGVASPIVIDGVRMVADDPAPGVPENVKFDF; from the coding sequence ATGAAGCAGTGTGACTGGCGCTCCGCACAAAGCGAAGCATCTGGAAAGCCGCTTGCCGGCATCAGGGTGCTTGAGCTTGCCAGGATCCTTGCCGGGCCATGGTGCGGGCAACTGCTTGCAGATCTCGGCGCCGAAGTGATCAAGATAGAGCGCCCTGGAAGCGGAGACGACACCCGACATTGGGGGCCACCCTTTGTAATGTCCGACGGTGGCGATAACCTTGGTGCGGCTTATTTTCATTCGGCTAATCGGGGAAAAAGGTCCATCGCGATTGATATCACAATCCCCGAGGGTCAGGCTGCCATCCGCCGTCTTGCGGGAGGGGCCGATATCATGATCGAGAATTATAAGGTCGGGGGGCTGGCGAAATACGGACTTGATCATCCCTCGTTGTCAGCGCTTAATCCACATCTCATTACTTGTTCTATCACCGGGTTTGGGCAAACCGGGCCATATGCTGCCCGCCCGGGATATGACTATATCGCACAAGCGATGGGCGGGCTCATGTCGATGACCGGTGAACCGGAGCGCGAGCCGCAGAAGGCCGGGATCGCTGCCGCCGATCTTTTCACCGGGGTCTACAGCGCGGTGGCAATTCTGGCAGCACTGAACCGGCGTCGCGAAATGCACGTCGGCGCACATATCGATATGGCGCTGCTAGATACCCAAGTCAGCGTCATGGGTAATCAGGCGCTCAACTGGATGACCTCGGGAGTAGTGCCACGCCGGGTAGGCAATGGCCACGCTAATTTGGTACCCTATCAAGCGTTCCCGACCCGTGATGGAGATCTGATCATCGCAGTCGGGAACGATGGCCAGTTTGCTGCGCTTTGTCGTGTACTGAACGTGACACTGCACGAAGATGAGCGGTTCAGCAATAATCCACAAAGGATCCGCAACCGCGTGGATTTGATCATAGCGCTCGAAGAGATCACCGCGAAATGGAGCCGGGACGATCTCTTCGAACGGCTCGATGGTGCAGGGATTCCTGCAGGTCCGATCAATGAGTTGGACGAGGTATTTGCGAACCCGCAGGTTATCGCGAGAGGCATGGCGATTGAACACGATGGAAAGCCCGGGGTGGCCAGCCCTATCGTAATCGATGGGGTGAGGATGGTTGCCGACGATCCCGCCCCCGGCGTTCCCGAGAACGTCAAATTCGACTTCTAA
- a CDS encoding HpcH/HpaI aldolase family protein: MLTPQNHFKNKLSDGLPQLGFWLALANPDIAEICAGLGYDWVLIDAEHGAQTLPGIAHQLRAVDTVSDCSAIVRVPGHDPVTIHQILDLGAQTIMVPMVDNATQAASIVKASRYPPDGDRGIGGARAARWGRFPAYVADANEQLCIIAQIETAEAIKNLEAIAAVDGIDALFIGPADLAASLGLLGPANASALAQATGAALDRIRATGIPCGILSRDERLVQQYLEGGARFLAVGIDSFTLAKAAGDLARDWRCRIDTAVAGAK, encoded by the coding sequence ATGCTGACACCGCAAAACCACTTCAAGAATAAACTCAGTGACGGCTTGCCGCAGCTGGGCTTCTGGCTCGCGCTCGCCAATCCCGACATCGCGGAAATCTGCGCAGGTCTTGGCTACGATTGGGTTCTGATCGATGCCGAGCACGGCGCGCAGACGCTGCCAGGGATTGCCCATCAACTGCGCGCGGTTGACACCGTATCGGACTGCTCAGCAATCGTGCGCGTTCCTGGCCACGATCCGGTGACGATCCACCAGATCCTGGACCTAGGTGCACAGACGATCATGGTTCCGATGGTTGATAACGCAACGCAAGCAGCTTCAATCGTAAAGGCTTCGCGCTATCCGCCGGACGGCGATCGCGGGATCGGTGGTGCGCGTGCCGCACGCTGGGGCCGCTTTCCCGCTTATGTGGCAGACGCGAACGAGCAACTGTGTATCATCGCCCAGATCGAGACGGCCGAAGCGATCAAGAATCTCGAAGCCATTGCGGCAGTCGATGGCATTGATGCACTGTTTATCGGCCCTGCTGATCTGGCTGCCTCGCTCGGCCTGCTCGGGCCCGCTAACGCCTCAGCTCTCGCCCAGGCCACCGGAGCGGCTCTCGACCGAATTCGGGCCACCGGCATTCCCTGCGGCATCCTGTCGCGCGATGAGCGTCTGGTGCAGCAATATTTGGAAGGCGGTGCCCGGTTCCTAGCGGTGGGTATAGACTCTTTCACTTTGGCAAAGGCCGCAGGAGACCTTGCGCGGGACTGGCGTTGCCGCATCGATACAGCGGTCGCTGGTGCAAAATGA
- the hpaH gene encoding 2-oxo-hept-4-ene-1,7-dioate hydratase, with protein MVGAGLSEAEVGVFAAELDQAEQSRQQIRQFSQRCPEMSIADGYRISKRWVDLKLASGRKVIGHKIGLTSRAMQQAAGITEPDYGTLLDDMVFEQGSDVPCERFITPKVEVELAFVLGRRIEGPRATIFDVLRATEYVIPAVEVIDSRTFPTDPETGGRRKVQDTISDNAANAGIIMGGLPMRPDKIDMRWVSALLTRNGVIEETGVAAGVLNNPAIGVAWLANRLSPWGQTLEAGEVVLGGSFTRPVEARPGDVFSADFGPLGAIGFRFI; from the coding sequence ATGGTCGGGGCGGGTCTCAGCGAAGCCGAAGTCGGCGTTTTTGCGGCTGAACTCGATCAGGCCGAACAGTCGCGTCAGCAGATCCGCCAGTTCTCACAGCGCTGTCCGGAAATGTCCATTGCCGACGGCTATCGCATCAGCAAACGATGGGTAGACCTTAAGCTCGCGTCTGGGAGAAAGGTCATCGGCCACAAGATTGGTTTGACGTCGCGAGCGATGCAGCAAGCTGCCGGAATTACCGAACCCGATTACGGCACACTGCTCGATGATATGGTGTTTGAGCAAGGAAGCGACGTGCCTTGTGAACGGTTTATCACTCCCAAGGTCGAGGTCGAGCTTGCTTTCGTGCTGGGCAGAAGGATCGAAGGGCCCCGCGCGACCATCTTTGACGTACTCCGGGCGACCGAATATGTTATTCCCGCAGTGGAGGTAATTGACAGCCGCACCTTTCCTACTGACCCCGAAACCGGGGGGCGTCGCAAAGTGCAGGACACTATAAGTGACAACGCCGCCAACGCCGGGATTATCATGGGAGGGTTGCCGATGCGACCTGACAAGATCGACATGCGCTGGGTCAGTGCGCTGCTGACCCGGAACGGTGTGATCGAGGAGACTGGGGTTGCTGCGGGCGTGCTCAACAATCCGGCAATCGGCGTGGCGTGGCTAGCCAACCGGCTCTCGCCATGGGGCCAGACGCTCGAGGCGGGCGAAGTGGTGCTCGGTGGTTCGTTCACCCGCCCTGTCGAAGCCCGCCCGGGTGATGTGTTCAGCGCCGATTTCGGGCCGTTGGGTGCCATAGGCTTCCGGTTTATCTGA